Proteins encoded within one genomic window of Granulicella pectinivorans:
- a CDS encoding aspartate aminotransferase family protein, giving the protein MSERYARSIADLERSKKSLAGGVSSNVRLGDKPFPLFFERGTGSHLWDVDGNEYIDYVLGRGPLLLGHTPPEVIQATCDQMWRGQIYAAQHELEFELSERVSRIVPCADLVRFGISGSEAVHGALRLARAATGRQTVLKFEGQYHGWLDNILYSLSPDPNRAGDALHPAALAESAGQFSGTESHVVVLPWNNIPVLEEYLAQHGTTIAAIITEPVMCNTAVIPPLPGYLEALRDLCTQYGIVLIFDEVITGFRLSLAGAQGRFNVKPDLTIFGKAIANGMPISCLAGREQYMGLIAAGKVGHGGTYNSLPPAVAGAIATLDMLERDGAAVYATMERTGGRLMDGIKQRAAKLGIPVVVQGYGPIFYMGFPTTEVAADQAVYDYRSSLAMDQELYTHFVSAMVDRGVRIIPRGNWFLSSTHSDADIDQTLDAVEAVLAETIAPKLHEKVTA; this is encoded by the coding sequence ATGAGTGAACGCTACGCACGATCCATCGCCGATCTGGAGCGATCGAAGAAGTCCCTGGCCGGCGGTGTCAGCAGCAACGTCCGTCTCGGCGATAAGCCCTTCCCGCTTTTCTTCGAACGCGGCACCGGCTCTCATCTTTGGGACGTCGATGGCAACGAGTACATTGACTACGTGCTCGGACGCGGCCCCCTGCTCCTCGGACATACGCCCCCAGAGGTCATTCAGGCAACCTGCGATCAAATGTGGCGCGGACAGATCTATGCCGCACAGCATGAGCTCGAGTTCGAGCTCTCCGAACGCGTCTCGCGCATCGTCCCCTGCGCGGATCTCGTGCGCTTCGGCATCTCCGGCTCGGAGGCCGTGCACGGCGCGCTGCGTCTGGCTCGCGCCGCCACCGGCAGGCAGACCGTGCTCAAGTTCGAAGGCCAGTACCATGGATGGCTCGACAACATCCTCTATAGCCTCTCCCCCGATCCCAATCGCGCCGGCGATGCCCTGCACCCCGCAGCCCTTGCGGAGTCCGCCGGCCAGTTCAGCGGCACGGAGAGTCATGTCGTCGTTCTTCCATGGAACAACATCCCGGTCCTCGAAGAGTATCTCGCCCAACACGGCACCACCATCGCCGCCATCATCACCGAACCCGTCATGTGCAACACAGCCGTCATCCCGCCGCTGCCCGGATACTTGGAGGCCCTTCGCGATCTTTGCACGCAATACGGCATAGTGCTGATCTTCGATGAGGTCATCACCGGATTTCGTCTCTCACTCGCAGGTGCGCAAGGCCGTTTCAACGTAAAGCCCGATCTCACCATCTTCGGCAAGGCCATCGCCAACGGCATGCCGATCAGTTGCCTCGCAGGCCGCGAGCAATACATGGGCCTGATCGCCGCAGGAAAGGTCGGCCACGGCGGCACATACAACAGCCTGCCTCCAGCCGTAGCAGGAGCCATCGCCACGCTCGATATGCTCGAGCGCGATGGAGCAGCCGTATACGCAACCATGGAGCGTACCGGTGGGCGACTGATGGATGGAATCAAGCAGCGTGCGGCGAAGTTAGGTATTCCCGTCGTCGTCCAGGGCTACGGCCCCATCTTCTACATGGGCTTCCCGACGACTGAGGTTGCAGCAGATCAGGCCGTGTACGACTATCGCAGCTCGCTCGCAATGGATCAGGAGCTCTACACCCACTTCGTCTCGGCCATGGTGGATCGCGGCGTCCGCATCATCCCTCGCGGCAACTGGTTCCTCTCTTCCACGCACAGCGACGCCGACATCGACCAGACCCTCGACGCGGTCGAAGCGGTACTCGCCGAAACCATCGCGCCAAAGCTTCACGAGAAGGTGACCGCATGA
- a CDS encoding 3-hydroxyacyl-CoA dehydrogenase family protein, with the protein MTIQRAVPKTVRSSGKNQAPVEQRVGIVGLGLMGQGIAACLLANGHDVMGFDSDPSKHAATVRHAATALAELKRQKLIDVESYKGWRPRLHAASSLADLAGCSLVIECVREDLELKRSIFAELDALVPRRTIIASNTSSLPISLLQEGRVAPGRYIGMHWGEPAQIMRYLEIIPGKQTSKATLRACLRFGISCGKEPAVLKQDIRGFLSNRLMYAMLREACHLVESGIADVETVDQSFRNDIGWWALLAGPFRWMDLTGIPAYAAVMEGLLPELSTGTDVPAMMQRMVKRKALGVANQKGFYPYTKASAAQWEKDWVQFTYDMRKLAERYTPKS; encoded by the coding sequence ATGACAATCCAGCGAGCTGTCCCGAAAACAGTGAGGTCGAGCGGCAAGAACCAGGCTCCGGTGGAGCAGCGTGTGGGCATCGTAGGCCTCGGCCTGATGGGGCAGGGAATCGCCGCATGCCTGCTGGCAAACGGACATGACGTGATGGGGTTCGATAGCGACCCAAGCAAACATGCTGCGACTGTGCGTCATGCGGCAACGGCTCTTGCAGAGCTGAAAAGACAGAAGCTGATCGATGTGGAATCTTACAAAGGGTGGAGGCCGAGGCTCCATGCGGCGTCGAGCCTCGCCGATCTCGCTGGATGCAGCCTTGTCATTGAATGTGTGCGGGAGGATCTGGAGCTCAAGCGCTCCATCTTCGCCGAGCTCGATGCGCTGGTACCGCGGAGGACGATTATCGCCTCGAACACTTCGAGTCTGCCTATCAGCTTGCTCCAGGAAGGACGTGTCGCGCCGGGCCGGTACATCGGCATGCACTGGGGAGAGCCCGCGCAGATTATGCGCTATCTCGAGATTATCCCGGGGAAGCAGACGAGCAAGGCAACACTCCGGGCTTGCCTGCGCTTCGGGATCTCCTGCGGCAAGGAGCCCGCGGTGTTGAAGCAGGATATCCGTGGATTCCTCTCGAACCGGCTGATGTATGCGATGTTGCGCGAGGCTTGTCATCTGGTTGAATCGGGTATCGCCGATGTGGAGACGGTGGATCAGTCTTTCCGCAACGATATCGGATGGTGGGCTCTGCTTGCAGGGCCATTCCGCTGGATGGATCTTACCGGGATCCCTGCGTACGCCGCGGTGATGGAGGGTTTGCTGCCGGAGCTCTCGACGGGAACCGATGTGCCTGCGATGATGCAGCGCATGGTGAAGCGCAAGGCGCTCGGTGTCGCGAACCAGAAAGGCTTCTACCCATACACCAAGGCCAGTGCGGCGCAGTGGGAGAAGGACTGGGTGCAGTTCACGTACGATATGCGCAAGCTTGCGGAGAGGTATACCCCGAAGTCATGA
- a CDS encoding heparinase II/III domain-containing protein, which produces MTRHPGLLRIAAASLGLCSAIALHAQDLDTNHLGPAEYRSHFAPNPGASPSSGSRDGWESYPLAEDAGFDPTIEPITLHGESMLTRTSAPTQDGPFRLGFIKRLHMVSGSNASLHMQVRLPDSAGAVSLHIHLFHGEKEELHDALVNGNGWCNLEFNLSPSNQWITAVAVEAELPHAVHGRQERIDLRDLSLKAFATKHIELRTPDALWDPTRELYYLQRALTSGSDLHVVMSSPPAQMRWVLVSPDGTRKVEGRGAIHYHFAPSDPYGVWTIQATSKSAETTALLLLRPTQPTGIAFDQPPSLSPELLKTVRDRRDRLRGTVQVALGNNIAKMDPDWLLPGLPSYFSILSQPPELALLDAIVYRSTGDIASLNEARTLLAGIAQWPLWVHPWFPAHGYHSYYPVGIMTRSLVMAQQFLGNDLAETDRTALERSLMHLAIKPIYEEYVLEDRLQWGTSNWIGNTDGGALLAALASHDPDAAGYALGLYIKQRDHIRAAYTSDGSYGEGVSYQRFDLETTALAAAAVKRLLGQSLDADLMPAERYMRYATFGPDQVLDYGDSHVDLKPANVFAYLASLNQSASLTGFYFKYRGTGNGDLLSRVLWESNIHPVNAPPSDDPPSRLFDRRGIVVLRQNWSPDSTVIAMRAGQNFNHNHADQGSIFFAREGKLWLGEAGYADYYKDPAFLTFNAQAVGHNTLLLDGNPESQILPGNAVFGASPSITHALIGPSASLVQADLTTAYAAKLTRYTRTLFFQANGPLIVIDQIESPTPHTYTQVWHPKQKVATEDLPNTFRLTGGSHDLTVRAFATTPLATSQRESPMPLASYEKAEHESIERPTRFEISTLTPQTSSSIVTILQPDRRESIANATWVQTGNTATLTAADTAVELNQAESSITAWWAHGAMAIHAMHYRDKTTGATLLFENPVDMQITRKDDAIILLEVDTQEATTLTLHGLSLPNGTLTTPIKAGHTAITLHTQASK; this is translated from the coding sequence ATGACCCGCCATCCAGGCCTTCTCCGCATCGCCGCTGCCTCGCTTGGACTCTGCTCCGCGATCGCGCTGCATGCGCAAGACCTGGACACAAATCACCTTGGCCCTGCGGAGTATCGCAGCCACTTCGCGCCAAACCCCGGCGCATCCCCCAGCTCCGGTTCACGTGATGGATGGGAAAGCTACCCGCTAGCCGAAGATGCCGGCTTCGATCCCACCATCGAACCCATCACACTTCACGGCGAGAGCATGCTCACCCGTACCTCCGCCCCAACGCAGGACGGCCCCTTCAGGTTAGGCTTCATCAAACGTTTGCATATGGTCTCCGGCAGCAACGCATCCCTTCATATGCAGGTGCGTCTGCCGGACTCCGCCGGAGCAGTATCTCTCCACATCCATCTCTTCCATGGCGAAAAAGAAGAGCTCCATGATGCACTTGTGAACGGCAACGGGTGGTGCAATCTCGAGTTCAACCTGTCTCCCTCAAACCAATGGATCACCGCCGTCGCAGTCGAAGCTGAACTCCCTCACGCTGTACATGGCCGTCAGGAGCGCATCGACCTTCGCGATCTAAGCCTGAAGGCCTTCGCGACGAAGCACATCGAGCTACGCACGCCCGATGCTCTCTGGGATCCAACGCGCGAACTCTACTATCTGCAACGCGCGCTCACTTCCGGAAGCGATCTCCATGTCGTCATGAGCAGCCCGCCCGCGCAGATGCGCTGGGTTCTCGTCTCTCCCGATGGCACACGCAAGGTGGAAGGCAGAGGCGCCATCCACTACCACTTCGCCCCTTCCGACCCCTATGGCGTCTGGACAATTCAGGCAACGAGCAAGTCCGCGGAAACAACAGCGCTCCTCCTCCTTCGCCCCACCCAGCCAACGGGAATCGCCTTCGACCAACCCCCTTCCTTGTCACCCGAACTGCTCAAAACGGTGCGCGACCGCCGCGACCGGCTCCGCGGCACAGTGCAGGTGGCGCTGGGAAACAACATCGCGAAGATGGACCCCGACTGGCTGCTCCCGGGCCTGCCCTCCTACTTCTCAATCCTGTCGCAGCCGCCTGAACTCGCGCTGCTCGACGCAATCGTCTACCGCAGCACCGGCGACATAGCCTCGCTCAACGAAGCGCGCACCCTGCTCGCAGGCATCGCGCAATGGCCGCTCTGGGTACACCCCTGGTTTCCCGCACATGGATACCACAGCTACTACCCCGTTGGCATCATGACGCGCTCTCTCGTCATGGCCCAGCAGTTCCTCGGCAACGACCTCGCGGAAACCGATCGCACCGCACTCGAACGCAGCCTGATGCATCTCGCGATCAAGCCAATCTACGAAGAGTACGTCCTCGAAGACAGGCTGCAATGGGGCACCAGCAACTGGATCGGCAACACCGACGGCGGTGCACTCCTGGCTGCGCTCGCAAGCCACGATCCCGACGCCGCAGGCTACGCCCTCGGTCTCTACATCAAGCAGCGCGATCACATCCGCGCCGCCTACACCTCCGACGGCAGCTACGGTGAGGGTGTAAGTTATCAGCGCTTCGACCTCGAAACAACCGCACTCGCAGCAGCGGCAGTGAAGCGTCTCCTCGGCCAGTCGCTGGATGCGGATCTCATGCCCGCCGAACGATACATGCGCTACGCAACCTTCGGCCCGGATCAGGTGCTCGACTACGGCGACAGCCACGTCGACCTCAAGCCAGCAAACGTCTTCGCCTATCTCGCATCGCTGAACCAGTCGGCTAGCCTGACCGGCTTTTACTTCAAGTACCGTGGAACCGGGAACGGCGATCTGTTGAGCCGCGTGCTCTGGGAGAGCAACATCCATCCCGTCAACGCGCCGCCCTCCGACGATCCCCCATCCCGTCTCTTCGACCGTCGCGGCATCGTAGTTCTCCGCCAGAACTGGAGCCCCGACAGCACCGTCATCGCCATGCGTGCGGGACAGAATTTCAACCACAACCACGCCGATCAGGGCAGCATCTTCTTTGCACGCGAAGGCAAGCTATGGCTCGGCGAAGCCGGTTACGCGGACTACTACAAAGACCCCGCCTTCCTCACCTTCAACGCGCAGGCCGTCGGCCACAATACACTACTCCTCGACGGCAATCCCGAAAGCCAGATCCTTCCCGGCAACGCAGTCTTCGGCGCATCGCCCTCCATCACGCACGCCCTCATCGGTCCATCCGCGTCGCTCGTCCAGGCCGATCTCACCACAGCCTACGCCGCAAAGCTGACGCGCTACACGCGGACGCTGTTCTTTCAAGCGAACGGCCCGCTCATCGTTATCGATCAGATAGAGTCCCCCACGCCCCACACCTACACCCAGGTCTGGCATCCGAAACAAAAGGTCGCAACCGAAGATCTGCCCAACACCTTCCGCCTGACCGGTGGCAGCCACGACCTCACCGTGCGAGCCTTTGCCACCACACCCCTGGCCACCTCTCAACGCGAATCCCCCATGCCGCTCGCCAGTTACGAGAAGGCCGAACACGAGAGCATCGAGCGCCCCACACGTTTCGAGATCTCCACCCTCACCCCCCAGACATCGTCCTCCATCGTCACCATCCTCCAGCCCGATCGTCGCGAGTCCATCGCGAACGCCACATGGGTGCAGACCGGCAACACCGCGACCCTCACCGCAGCAGACACTGCAGTCGAGCTCAACCAAGCCGAGTCATCCATTACCGCCTGGTGGGCGCATGGTGCCATGGCAATCCATGCAATGCACTACCGGGATAAAACCACCGGCGCAACTCTCCTCTTCGAGAATCCCGTCGACATGCAGATCACGCGCAAGGACGATGCCATCATCCTGCTCGAAGTAGACACCCAGGAAGCAACCACCCTCACCCTGCATGGCCTCTCTCTTCCCAATGGAACCCTGACCACGCCGATCAAAGCCGGCCACACTGCCATCACGCTCCATACGCAAGCATCGAAGTAG
- a CDS encoding Gfo/Idh/MocA family protein, which produces MTEKIRIGVIGAGIMGQQYIRIYQDHPYATVVAVAARHRERAQDVADRYGVPRATDDWHTITESDIVDAVCIALPDDEHFAATESALRHGKHVLLEKPMTTSLPEADAIVRLAEASKLKVQVAFNHRWLAPYHQGKVSIAAGEIGEPICAYARKNDTIFVPTKYINWAHQTTPAWFLSCHDIDLVTWFFNSEPVEARAWGIKRVLLAQGIDTYDMIQAQVRYANGSIATFESGWVHPNTFPTMVDSFIGIVGERGHLHFDRKRESLEMSTPEKFVYPKTFLSADVFGTLRGAFPSCLDDFITSIRKDIAPAVGVRDGRKVTAVLTAIHESLRTGTNVPVSGYTEGDTHHE; this is translated from the coding sequence ATGACAGAAAAGATTCGCATCGGTGTCATCGGCGCCGGCATCATGGGCCAGCAATACATCCGCATCTACCAGGATCATCCGTACGCCACCGTCGTTGCCGTCGCCGCCAGGCATCGCGAGCGCGCGCAGGATGTGGCAGACCGCTACGGCGTGCCGCGTGCCACCGACGACTGGCACACCATCACCGAGTCGGATATCGTCGATGCTGTCTGCATCGCACTGCCGGACGACGAACACTTCGCAGCCACCGAAAGCGCTCTTCGACACGGTAAGCATGTGTTGCTCGAGAAGCCGATGACCACGAGCCTACCCGAGGCGGACGCGATCGTTCGCCTCGCCGAGGCTTCGAAGCTGAAGGTCCAGGTCGCATTCAATCATCGCTGGCTTGCCCCCTACCATCAAGGCAAGGTATCCATCGCGGCCGGGGAGATCGGCGAACCCATCTGCGCCTATGCTCGCAAGAACGACACCATCTTTGTCCCGACAAAGTACATCAACTGGGCTCACCAGACCACGCCCGCATGGTTCCTGAGCTGCCACGACATCGACCTCGTCACATGGTTCTTCAACAGTGAACCCGTCGAAGCGCGCGCATGGGGCATCAAGCGTGTCCTCCTCGCACAGGGAATCGATACCTACGACATGATCCAGGCACAGGTGCGATACGCGAATGGTTCCATCGCGACCTTCGAATCCGGCTGGGTGCATCCCAACACCTTCCCAACGATGGTGGACTCCTTCATCGGCATCGTCGGCGAACGAGGCCATCTGCACTTCGACCGCAAGCGCGAGAGCCTCGAGATGAGCACGCCCGAGAAGTTCGTCTACCCCAAGACCTTCCTCTCCGCCGACGTCTTCGGCACACTGCGCGGTGCCTTCCCATCCTGCCTCGATGACTTCATCACATCGATCCGCAAAGACATCGCACCAGCCGTGGGCGTACGCGATGGCCGCAAGGTGACTGCCGTGCTTACGGCAATCCATGAATCCTTACGCACCGGCACGAACGTGCCCGTGTCTGGCTATACCGAGGGAGATACGCATCATGAGTGA
- a CDS encoding RidA family protein: MAFTQVKNPNKNANTGAYSDGIIVDGWLYVSGQGPLDMSTGQAVPGTIEEEVRLTLKNLGDVLKAGGCDYSDVVKCTVHLIHIEDFARFNAVYQEFFTGILPTRTTVESMLGLGIKVEIDCIARIPDAAAKNG, translated from the coding sequence ATGGCTTTCACGCAGGTCAAGAATCCCAACAAGAACGCAAATACCGGAGCCTACTCCGACGGCATCATCGTAGATGGATGGCTCTACGTCAGCGGACAAGGTCCGTTGGACATGAGCACCGGTCAGGCCGTCCCCGGCACCATCGAAGAAGAGGTGCGGCTCACGCTGAAGAATCTCGGCGATGTGCTGAAGGCTGGCGGATGCGACTATTCCGACGTCGTCAAATGCACGGTGCATCTCATCCATATCGAGGACTTTGCGCGCTTCAACGCCGTCTACCAGGAGTTCTTCACCGGCATCCTGCCCACACGCACGACGGTGGAATCGATGCTCGGCCTTGGCATCAAGGTAGAGATCGATTGCATCGCGCGCATCCCCGACGCGGCGGCGAAGAATGGCTGA
- a CDS encoding neutral/alkaline non-lysosomal ceramidase N-terminal domain-containing protein, which translates to MADWRIGFARQRITPPLGCEMAGFDARMGVANAVHDDLHAHALIFDDGGTQAALISIDVIAVSAEFSLAVRRDIESSTGIPAGNVFLAATHTHCGPVTINGFFNQGQFLDPAYLLSLHEHVVSAVVRASESRKPRVLKTGMAPVEGIAVNRRTPDGLPVDPYAGVLAIEETDGTIAAIAVIYACHTTVLGPNTLSLTQDFPFYTLAKLKSELGDDVETLYFNGAQGDLSIGHKSNLSAVGIIDPFRTFATAQRLGERLADAVLAGLPTLTPEASRVQVLSKNVALPLKQYEPLAVMTAAREKAGRAIVADRMDAEMLAIRQQSLYARIEEYHARLYEESEAPEPKTLTVEFAAVLLGETAFITLPGEIFIRVALAIRAASPFAKTLFLGLTNNYIGYLPDHEATRDSGYEVVASRVPAIAGDILQSEAASMLHALKEAL; encoded by the coding sequence ATGGCTGATTGGCGCATCGGCTTTGCACGGCAGCGCATCACCCCGCCTCTCGGCTGCGAGATGGCGGGGTTCGATGCCCGCATGGGTGTTGCCAACGCAGTGCATGACGATCTGCACGCGCATGCGCTCATCTTCGATGACGGCGGCACGCAGGCTGCACTCATCAGCATCGACGTCATCGCGGTATCGGCAGAGTTCTCGCTCGCGGTCAGACGCGATATCGAGAGCAGCACAGGCATTCCAGCCGGCAACGTCTTCCTGGCCGCGACCCATACCCACTGCGGCCCGGTCACGATCAATGGCTTCTTCAATCAGGGTCAGTTCCTCGACCCCGCCTACCTGCTCTCACTCCACGAACACGTCGTGAGCGCAGTCGTCAGAGCGAGCGAAAGCAGAAAGCCCAGAGTCTTGAAGACTGGCATGGCGCCCGTGGAAGGCATCGCGGTCAACCGCCGCACCCCGGATGGCCTGCCCGTCGATCCTTACGCAGGCGTCCTCGCAATCGAAGAGACCGACGGCACGATCGCTGCAATCGCCGTCATCTACGCCTGTCACACCACCGTGCTCGGTCCCAACACGCTCAGCCTGACACAGGACTTTCCCTTCTACACCCTTGCGAAGCTGAAGAGTGAACTCGGCGATGATGTCGAGACGCTCTACTTCAATGGAGCGCAGGGAGACCTCAGCATCGGACACAAGAGCAATCTCAGCGCCGTAGGTATCATCGACCCCTTCCGCACCTTCGCGACCGCACAGCGATTGGGAGAAAGGCTCGCGGACGCAGTGCTGGCAGGACTGCCAACGCTCACACCGGAAGCATCCAGAGTCCAAGTGCTTAGCAAGAATGTGGCGCTCCCACTCAAGCAGTATGAGCCTCTGGCCGTAATGACAGCGGCGCGTGAAAAGGCAGGCCGCGCGATCGTCGCCGACCGAATGGACGCAGAGATGCTCGCCATACGGCAACAGTCTCTCTACGCCCGCATCGAGGAATACCACGCAAGGTTGTACGAAGAGTCGGAAGCCCCCGAACCCAAGACACTGACCGTGGAGTTCGCCGCAGTTTTGCTCGGCGAAACAGCATTCATCACCCTGCCGGGAGAGATCTTCATACGAGTCGCGCTCGCCATCCGCGCGGCCTCACCCTTCGCGAAGACCCTCTTCCTCGGCCTGACCAACAACTACATCGGTTACCTGCCGGATCACGAAGCCACACGCGACTCCGGATACGAAGTCGTCGCATCGCGCGTACCCGCGATCGCCGGAGACATACTGCAATCGGAAGCAGCCAGCATGCTGCACGCTTTGAAGGAAGCGCTATGA
- a CDS encoding fumarylacetoacetate hydrolase family protein, whose amino-acid sequence MRLGIARANERTFMAAQEGTKTVDLEQTVGTLDITAIIRNWNHWKPILEELVARTEGESSPIVWLAPLPNPPKFLLLAGNFRAHVIESGFAAAPEENLTPQFFIKPSTTIIGATEEIPLTSANHALDYEAELAVVIGTQLRDATLDNAMDAVWGYTVVNDISERKLNDGMVDRKKRSNDDFFDWLVGKWFDGSAPMGPHIVTADEIADEFVVRARLNGELVQEAPASAMIHSVAEAIVYISKVLTLEPGDVISMGTPSGVGMARGRLLRDGDVIECEVGGIGTLRNRVALR is encoded by the coding sequence ATGAGACTCGGAATCGCACGGGCAAACGAACGCACCTTCATGGCTGCACAGGAAGGCACAAAGACTGTCGACCTCGAACAGACAGTTGGCACACTCGACATCACAGCGATCATCCGCAACTGGAATCACTGGAAGCCGATCCTTGAAGAGCTCGTCGCACGCACCGAAGGCGAGTCCTCGCCGATCGTCTGGTTGGCCCCCCTTCCTAATCCGCCGAAGTTTCTCTTGCTCGCCGGAAACTTTCGCGCGCATGTCATCGAGTCGGGCTTTGCCGCCGCGCCGGAAGAGAACCTCACCCCGCAGTTCTTCATCAAGCCTTCGACAACCATTATCGGCGCCACCGAGGAGATCCCACTTACCTCCGCGAATCACGCGCTGGACTACGAAGCCGAGCTTGCCGTGGTCATCGGCACGCAGCTTCGCGATGCGACGCTCGACAACGCCATGGATGCGGTATGGGGATACACGGTGGTGAACGACATCTCCGAACGCAAGCTGAACGACGGGATGGTCGACCGCAAGAAACGCTCCAACGACGACTTCTTCGACTGGCTCGTCGGGAAGTGGTTCGATGGATCCGCGCCCATGGGCCCGCATATCGTCACCGCCGATGAGATCGCCGATGAGTTCGTCGTGCGCGCCCGTCTGAACGGCGAGCTGGTGCAGGAGGCTCCGGCCTCCGCGATGATTCACAGCGTGGCCGAAGCGATCGTCTACATCAGCAAGGTGCTGACGCTCGAGCCCGGCGACGTCATCTCCATGGGGACACCCTCCGGCGTCGGCATGGCGCGTGGACGTCTGCTGCGTGACGGCGACGTCATCGAGTGCGAGGTTGGTGGCATCGGCACCTTGCGCAATCGGGTCGCACTGCGATGA
- a CDS encoding DMT family transporter, which produces MTTPSQSKLVSWLLLFSCNLMWALQFTCIKLVQDQAGPLFTVWFPTAISLLVLYPFVRAERKQNQGAAPQTHGKKRPNLFVIYLVLCVFGVIPGQLFMTWGTRLTLASNAALLTLVLPVTTAIFAVVFLKEKMTGLRWLSFALAVCGVALCSGLDIHSVNFNKSQLLGNVLVFGAILGSSFYNSYGKAALDWHSPMEMLFWTYAGLTLLMTPFVVALERDSFLHVPHFTLTTWSGLAMLMLFHTTLSMILFLKALKSIDAIQAALSNYLIAFFGLPIAAIWLHERISLVAAAGGVLVLASTMLITLLEKPAPVESVLP; this is translated from the coding sequence ATGACGACGCCATCGCAATCGAAGCTGGTCTCCTGGTTGTTGCTCTTCTCCTGCAATCTGATGTGGGCGCTGCAGTTCACGTGCATCAAGCTGGTGCAGGATCAGGCAGGACCGCTCTTCACCGTCTGGTTTCCGACGGCGATCTCGTTGCTGGTGCTCTATCCCTTCGTTCGCGCGGAGCGCAAGCAGAACCAGGGTGCCGCACCGCAGACCCACGGGAAGAAGCGCCCGAACCTGTTTGTTATCTATCTTGTGCTTTGTGTGTTCGGGGTGATTCCCGGCCAGCTCTTCATGACGTGGGGAACGCGTCTGACGCTTGCCAGCAATGCCGCCCTGCTTACCTTGGTTCTGCCCGTTACGACTGCGATTTTCGCGGTTGTTTTTCTGAAAGAAAAGATGACCGGCCTTCGGTGGCTCAGCTTTGCGCTCGCGGTTTGTGGAGTCGCTCTTTGTTCCGGGCTCGATATACACAGCGTGAACTTCAACAAGAGCCAATTGCTCGGTAACGTGCTCGTCTTCGGCGCGATTCTTGGCAGCTCGTTCTATAACTCCTATGGCAAGGCGGCGCTCGACTGGCACTCTCCCATGGAGATGCTCTTCTGGACTTACGCCGGGCTTACGCTTCTGATGACGCCTTTTGTCGTTGCGCTGGAGCGGGACAGCTTTCTCCATGTGCCGCACTTTACGCTGACTACATGGTCTGGGCTTGCGATGCTGATGCTCTTCCACACGACGCTCTCGATGATTCTCTTTCTGAAGGCGCTCAAGTCTATCGACGCGATCCAGGCTGCGCTCTCGAACTACCTCATCGCCTTCTTCGGGCTGCCCATCGCGGCCATATGGCTGCACGAGCGCATCAGTCTTGTCGCGGCCGCTGGCGGCGTTCTCGTGCTGGCAAGCACGATGCTGATCACGCTGCTGGAGAAGCCTGCTCCAGTAGAGAGCGTCCTGCCCTGA